A single genomic interval of Zunongwangia sp. HGR-M22 harbors:
- a CDS encoding DMT family transporter: MVEKKADLKHILQLNLAVIIISTSGTLGRYIELSPFLIIFLRSFIAICALVIFCKIRGFKLSFSNKKDLLKVLFAGVLMCIHWLTYFQSLKLSSVAIGMLSIYTYPVITTFLEPLIRKTSFSKIHLILGILVLLGVYFLVPEFSLDNQQTIAVCFGVGSAFFYSIRNILMKQESAKYNGSVLMLYQMFVVSTLLIPVLFIFDLSNVPSQIAPVLALGLLTTSVGHTLLVSSFKYFSATTASIISSAQPIYGILLGYFLLNEIPATNTIIGGFLIATAVFTEIFRSFKK; the protein is encoded by the coding sequence TTGGTTGAAAAAAAAGCCGACTTAAAACATATTCTTCAGCTTAATCTCGCGGTCATCATTATAAGCACCTCGGGTACGCTTGGAAGATATATCGAGCTAAGCCCATTCTTAATCATTTTTCTGCGATCATTTATTGCGATTTGCGCGCTTGTAATATTCTGTAAGATTAGAGGTTTTAAGCTCAGTTTTTCTAACAAGAAGGATTTATTAAAGGTTCTTTTCGCCGGCGTTTTAATGTGTATTCACTGGCTTACCTACTTTCAATCTTTAAAATTATCCAGCGTAGCCATTGGTATGCTATCTATTTATACTTACCCGGTAATAACAACCTTTTTAGAACCGCTCATCAGGAAAACAAGTTTTAGTAAAATACACTTGATTTTAGGAATTCTGGTTTTATTGGGGGTGTATTTTTTAGTTCCCGAATTTAGTCTCGATAATCAACAAACCATTGCGGTCTGTTTTGGCGTAGGTTCAGCATTTTTCTATTCTATTCGGAATATTTTAATGAAGCAGGAATCGGCTAAATATAATGGTTCAGTTTTGATGTTATACCAAATGTTTGTGGTAAGTACATTACTTATTCCGGTTCTGTTTATTTTTGATTTATCTAATGTACCTTCTCAAATTGCACCGGTTTTAGCCTTGGGCTTATTAACAACATCAGTAGGACATACATTACTGGTAAGCAGTTTTAAATATTTTTCGGCCACCACAGCGAGTATTATTAGTAGCGCGCAGCCTATCTACGGAATTTTGCTTGGTTATTTTTTACTGAATGAAATTCCTGCCACCAATACAATAATCGGTGGTTTTTTGATCGCTACTGCCGTTTTTACTGAAATTTTTAGAAGTTTTAAAAAGTAG
- the leuC gene encoding 3-isopropylmalate dehydratase large subunit produces the protein MKKTLFDKIWDAHVVESIPDGPDILYIDQHLIHEVTSPQAFNELKERDIPVFRPNKIVATADHNTPTENQHLPVKDLLSRKQLKELSQNCEENNITLYGLGHPYNGIVHVMAPELGITQPGKTMVCGDSHTSTHGAFGAIAFGIGTSQVTQVFASQCLLVEKPKRLRVNVNGDLKKGVTPKDVILYVISKLGTNSGTGYFCEYAGDVFENMSMEGRMTVCNMSIEMGARGGLIAPDQTTYDYVEGREFAPKGEEFDKLKAYWETLKTDEGAEFDQEYSFDAEDIEPMITYGTNPGMGIKITGAIPVEGGKSDAKALSYMGFKPGESLIDKPINYIFIGSCTNSRIEDFRMAASYIKGKKKAENVNALIVPGSRQVAAQIQQEGLDKVFEEAGFKLRQPGCSACLAMNDDKIPEGEYCVSTSNRNFEGRQGQGSRTILASPLTAAATAVAGKITDFTKSLN, from the coding sequence ATGAAGAAGACCCTTTTCGATAAAATTTGGGATGCCCACGTGGTAGAGTCGATTCCGGATGGTCCGGATATTTTATATATCGATCAACATTTAATTCACGAAGTTACGAGTCCGCAGGCTTTTAACGAACTGAAGGAACGCGATATCCCGGTTTTTCGACCAAATAAGATCGTTGCTACGGCAGATCACAACACCCCAACAGAAAATCAGCATTTACCGGTAAAGGATTTGCTATCTAGAAAACAATTAAAAGAACTTTCGCAAAACTGCGAAGAAAATAATATTACACTTTATGGTTTAGGCCATCCTTATAACGGGATCGTTCACGTAATGGCGCCTGAACTTGGTATCACACAACCAGGAAAGACTATGGTTTGTGGCGATAGCCATACTTCTACTCATGGGGCTTTTGGTGCTATTGCTTTTGGGATAGGCACCAGCCAGGTAACACAAGTTTTTGCTTCCCAATGTTTATTGGTAGAGAAACCAAAAAGATTACGTGTAAATGTAAATGGAGATCTTAAGAAAGGAGTAACTCCAAAAGATGTCATTCTTTATGTAATCAGCAAACTGGGAACCAATTCGGGTACTGGCTATTTTTGTGAGTATGCCGGAGATGTTTTTGAAAACATGTCTATGGAAGGCCGTATGACGGTTTGCAACATGAGTATCGAAATGGGAGCTCGTGGCGGACTTATAGCGCCAGATCAAACCACTTACGATTATGTTGAAGGAAGAGAATTTGCGCCTAAAGGAGAAGAATTCGATAAACTGAAAGCCTACTGGGAAACTTTAAAAACCGATGAAGGTGCCGAGTTTGACCAGGAATACTCTTTTGATGCTGAAGATATTGAGCCAATGATCACCTACGGAACCAATCCTGGAATGGGAATTAAGATCACAGGAGCAATCCCGGTTGAAGGTGGTAAAAGTGATGCAAAAGCATTAAGTTATATGGGCTTCAAACCTGGTGAAAGTTTAATTGACAAGCCAATAAATTACATTTTTATTGGTAGTTGTACCAATAGCCGTATCGAAGATTTCAGAATGGCAGCAAGCTACATTAAAGGAAAGAAAAAAGCTGAAAATGTAAATGCTTTGATCGTTCCGGGAAGTAGACAGGTTGCCGCTCAAATTCAACAAGAAGGTTTGGATAAAGTGTTTGAAGAAGCAGGATTTAAGCTTAGACAGCCCGGATGCTCTGCCTGTCTGGCCATGAACGATGATAAAATTCCGGAAGGCGAATATTGCGTTTCTACCAGTAATAGAAATTTTGAAGGAAGACAGGGACAAGGGTCAAGAACCATCTTAGCCAGCCCGCTAACCGCAGCAGCAACCGCCGTAGCCGGAAAAATAACCGACTTTACAAAAAGTTTGAATTAA
- a CDS encoding 2-isopropylmalate synthase, with amino-acid sequence MSAEKVEIFDTTLRDGEQVPGCKLNTEQKVKIAAKLDELGVDVIEAGFPVSSPGDFRSVTEISKIAKNAAVCGLTRAVKKDIEVAAEALKYAKKPRIHTGIGTSESHIKYKFNATREQIIERAVNAVSYAKNFADDVEFYAEDAGRTDNDFLAQVCQEVVNAGATVLNIPDTTGYCLPEEYGKKIKYLKDHVVGIDNAIISCHCHNDLGLATANAIAGITNGARQIECTINGIGERAGNTALEEVVMILRQHPTLNLNTDINPKLLYELSTMVSKEMGMFVQPNKAIVGANAFAHSSGIHQDGFIKNRETYEIIDPADVGVTESAIVLTARSGRAALAYRAKKVGYNLTKLELDTVYAEFLNYADMKKEVLDDDIHEIMQISKKKFKAIA; translated from the coding sequence ATGAGCGCAGAAAAGGTAGAAATTTTTGACACAACTTTGAGAGACGGAGAGCAAGTTCCGGGCTGTAAATTAAATACAGAACAGAAAGTTAAGATTGCCGCAAAACTGGACGAACTGGGTGTAGATGTTATCGAGGCTGGTTTTCCTGTTTCTAGCCCTGGTGATTTTAGATCGGTTACCGAAATTTCAAAAATTGCAAAAAACGCTGCCGTTTGTGGACTCACCAGAGCTGTAAAAAAAGACATTGAGGTGGCTGCTGAAGCTTTAAAATATGCAAAAAAACCTCGTATTCATACGGGTATTGGTACTTCAGAATCGCATATTAAATATAAGTTTAATGCAACCAGAGAGCAAATTATCGAGCGTGCTGTAAATGCAGTTTCCTATGCGAAAAATTTTGCAGACGATGTTGAATTTTATGCTGAAGACGCAGGTAGAACAGATAATGATTTTTTGGCGCAGGTCTGCCAGGAAGTCGTCAACGCAGGTGCAACAGTTTTAAATATTCCAGATACTACAGGATATTGTCTTCCTGAAGAATATGGTAAGAAAATCAAATATTTAAAAGATCATGTAGTAGGCATAGATAATGCAATTATCTCTTGCCATTGCCATAACGATCTAGGTTTGGCCACAGCAAATGCCATTGCGGGAATAACTAATGGAGCGCGCCAAATAGAATGTACCATTAACGGTATTGGTGAACGTGCCGGTAATACGGCTTTAGAAGAAGTTGTAATGATTCTTCGCCAACATCCTACATTAAATTTAAATACAGACATCAACCCTAAACTATTGTATGAATTAAGTACGATGGTTTCTAAAGAGATGGGAATGTTTGTACAACCAAATAAAGCAATTGTTGGTGCAAATGCTTTTGCACACAGCTCGGGAATACATCAGGACGGATTCATCAAAAATCGTGAAACTTACGAAATTATTGATCCAGCAGATGTTGGGGTAACCGAATCTGCTATTGTTTTGACAGCTCGTAGCGGGCGGGCAGCTTTAGCTTATAGAGCTAAAAAAGTAGGTTATAATCTTACAAAATTAGAACTAGACACGGTTTACGCAGAATTTCTTAATTATGCAGATATGAAAAAAGAAGTTTTGGATGATGATATTCACGAAATCATGCAAATCTCAAAAAAGAAATTTAAAGCTATTGCCTAA